The following coding sequences lie in one Cytophagia bacterium CHB2 genomic window:
- a CDS encoding FtsX-like permease family protein — MLLLFLDLWEGILIALQALRANKLRFLLTTLGIVIGVMTVITIVALIQGINKSFYDEISSIGTDTLYIQKFAWVNNDQEAWARFRNRKDITMREYDAVVKYATLAKAVTPSIYTRVNVKYEDTGISGVLVVGSNDNYIQTNNTGPELGRFITTMDVDYRRNVCVLGAEIAEKLFGREDPVGKRISLANRGFRVVGVLTERGKVFGWNPNVLVVVPIGAFENAFGRRRSVEIQVKVQHADLLDEAQDELTGILRRVRKVAPHKEDDFSINRQSLLMNFYNSLTAGLWALAIGVGSISLLVGGIGIMNIMLVSVTERTREIGVRKAIGAKRRDILWQFLVETMIICSLGVMLGIGAAMGVALLIEKAFSFPVVFSPWIILLGLGFVVTIGLFFGIYPANKAARLSPTEALRYE, encoded by the coding sequence ATGTTGCTCCTTTTCCTGGATTTGTGGGAGGGCATCCTCATTGCCCTTCAGGCGTTGCGCGCGAACAAGCTGCGGTTTTTGTTGACCACGCTCGGCATTGTGATCGGCGTCATGACGGTGATCACGATAGTCGCGTTGATTCAAGGCATCAATAAATCGTTTTACGATGAAATTTCCTCCATTGGAACCGACACGCTCTACATTCAGAAATTTGCCTGGGTCAACAACGATCAAGAAGCATGGGCGCGCTTTCGCAATCGCAAAGACATCACCATGCGCGAGTATGACGCGGTGGTGAAGTATGCCACCCTCGCCAAAGCCGTGACGCCCAGCATCTACACGCGCGTGAACGTGAAATACGAGGACACCGGCATTAGCGGTGTTTTAGTTGTTGGCTCGAATGACAATTATATTCAGACCAACAACACCGGTCCCGAGCTCGGACGTTTCATCACAACGATGGATGTTGACTATCGCCGCAACGTGTGTGTGTTGGGCGCAGAAATCGCCGAAAAACTGTTCGGTCGTGAAGATCCCGTCGGCAAGCGCATCAGTCTTGCTAATCGCGGTTTTCGCGTGGTGGGTGTGTTGACGGAACGCGGAAAAGTTTTTGGTTGGAATCCCAACGTCTTGGTGGTGGTGCCTATCGGCGCGTTTGAAAATGCTTTCGGCCGGCGCCGCTCGGTTGAAATTCAAGTCAAGGTGCAGCACGCCGATCTGTTGGACGAGGCGCAGGATGAGTTGACCGGCATTTTGCGGCGCGTGCGCAAGGTGGCGCCGCACAAAGAAGATGATTTCTCCATCAACCGCCAAAGCTTGCTGATGAATTTCTACAACAGCCTGACGGCCGGGTTGTGGGCGCTTGCCATCGGCGTCGGGTCGATCTCGCTGCTCGTCGGCGGCATCGGTATCATGAACATCATGCTGGTTTCGGTGACGGAGCGCACGCGCGAGATCGGTGTGCGCAAAGCCATTGGCGCAAAGCGCCGCGATATTCTCTGGCAATTCTTGGTGGAGACCATGATCATTTGCAGCCTCGGCGTCATGCTTGGCATCGGCGCCGCCATGGGCGTTGCCCTGCTCATCGAAAAGGCCTTTTCTTTTCCGGTGGTTTTTTCGCCGTGGATCATCTTGCTCGGGCTGGGCTTTGTCGTGACCATCGGCTTGTTTTTTGGCATCTATCCCGCCAACAAAGCCGCGCGCCTAAGTCCGACGGAAGCATTGCGCTATGAGTAA